A genomic region of Dreissena polymorpha isolate Duluth1 chromosome 4, UMN_Dpol_1.0, whole genome shotgun sequence contains the following coding sequences:
- the LOC127879042 gene encoding uncharacterized protein LOC127879042, protein MDFDDKFLYRVYAIDIQQQISDRIKVAWYYTFGGSETQRTKSERQPVLANGLQSVMYDRSNKLVYVAVNEHGPSRSFADTLYGLNDKGWVEFRRSVGIASMSRFVTDHCYKTPSEEVECSKRNDPMLGPESLLLIVTPESTILGVDHTGTTQRTFNLNVIFNNDVNVTSLLSTIRNNDTENDTLIFAVTTGTFVPSAYTIMLRNSPDGTVFEFSSQTNLRTSYIVALDTGTPGNGSDVIRWKVPVPNNMVALGQISGVQSSASNDKGQLIVYAEDTGKAAEIFSIS, encoded by the coding sequence ATGGACTTCGATGACAAGTTTTTGTATCGCGTTTATGCTATTGACATCCAACAACAGATAAGCGATCGCATAAAAGTCGCTTGGTATTACACCTTTGGTGGTTCCGAAACGCAAAGAACTAAATCCGAACGACAACCGGTTTTGGCGAATGGTCTACAATCTGTGATGTACGACAGATCAAACAAGCTTGTTTACGTGGCTGTTAATGAGCATGGGCCAAGTAGATCCTTCGCAGATACGCTGTATGGGCTAAATGATAAAGGTTGGGTGGAATTCAGGAGAAGCGTTGGCATAGCGTCCATGTCTAGATTTGTCACCGACCATTGCTATAAAACGCCATCAGAAGAAGTGGAGTGCTCGAAGCGAAACGATCCGATGCTAGGACCAGAGTCATTGCTGTTGATCGTCACACCGGAATCCACGATTCTAGGCGTAGACCATACCGGCACAACTCAGCGTACGTTTAATTTGAACGTCATTTTCAACAATGACGTCAATGTGACGTCATTGTTGAGTACAATTCGTAACAACGATACCGAAAACGACACTCTGATTTTTGCTGTCACTACGGGCACATTCGTTCCTTCTGCCTACACAATTATGCTTAGAAACTCCCCAGATGGCACTGTTTTCGAGTTTTCGAGTCAAACCAATCTCCGAACATCTTACATTGTTGCATTGGATACGGGTACGCCCGGTAACGGATCTGACGTCATACGCTGGAAGGTGCCCGTGCCCAACAATATGGTAGCACTGGGTCAGATAAGTGGCGTGCAATCAAGCGCGTCTAACGACAAGGGTCAACTTATCGTGTATGCCGAGGATACCGGCAAAGCGGCTGAAATCTTCTCCATCAGCTAA